CGCGGCCACACCCTGAAGCAGCCGGCGCTGACCTCGGAGCGCGCCTAGTTGCTGCGGGTGGGGCTCACCGGCGGGGTGGCCTGCGGCAAGACCACGGTGGCCGAGATGCTGCGCGCCCGCGGCGCCCACATCGTTTACGCCGACGAGATCGCCCACCAACTCATGGCCCCCGGCCAGCCCGTCTA
This Terriglobales bacterium DNA region includes the following protein-coding sequences:
- the coaE gene encoding dephospho-CoA kinase (Dephospho-CoA kinase (CoaE) performs the final step in coenzyme A biosynthesis.), whose product is MGLTGGVACGKTTVAEMLRARGAHIVYADEIAHQLMAPGQPVYQEVVKAFGPGVLQPDGQIDRAKLAEAAFGAGRVKE